A window of Bacteroidota bacterium contains these coding sequences:
- a CDS encoding biotin/lipoyl-binding protein, whose product MKKPWVLITGAILLISILIGVKKCTSSDNTEVATEKAERRTIIETVSANGKIQPEVEVKLSSEVSGEVVELNVKEGAHVNKGDLLVKINPNIYLSQLEAIKATMNSSKANLSNARARLLQVQSQFANTEAAYNRNKKLFDQGAISASDFDISKASYESGKADIEASKQSVAAAEFNVQNAEAALQESSDRLEKTSIFAPVSGTVSKLSVEKGERVVGTSQMAGTELIRIANLNEMEASVDVNENDITRVHLNDTALIQVDAVSYERKFKGIVTEMANSANTLGVSADQVTNFTVKIRVLQESYKDLIKGDDIRTSPFRPGMSASVDIQTKTMNNVVALPIQAVTTRSDSAVKKGMNNDSEDENEIKIENEKENKVKEKEEGQPKIQECVFLLEEGKAKLQLVKTGIQDNDYIEIVEGVKEGDEVISAPYSVVSKTLKNGTKVTVVDKSQLFNVKKK is encoded by the coding sequence ATGAAGAAACCTTGGGTACTTATTACAGGAGCGATCCTGCTCATTTCTATTCTGATCGGGGTAAAAAAATGCACATCTTCTGATAATACAGAGGTAGCCACTGAAAAGGCAGAGCGCAGAACCATTATTGAAACAGTTTCCGCCAATGGCAAGATACAGCCCGAAGTGGAAGTGAAGCTCAGCTCCGAAGTTTCGGGAGAGGTTGTGGAACTAAATGTGAAAGAAGGGGCGCATGTGAATAAAGGTGATCTGCTGGTTAAAATAAATCCTAATATTTATTTGTCGCAGCTGGAAGCGATTAAAGCGACCATGAATTCATCAAAAGCGAATTTGTCGAATGCGAGGGCGCGTTTGCTGCAGGTGCAATCGCAGTTCGCGAATACGGAAGCTGCCTATAACAGGAATAAAAAATTGTTCGACCAGGGCGCTATTTCCGCATCTGATTTTGATATTTCAAAGGCTTCTTATGAAAGCGGAAAGGCCGATATAGAGGCTTCGAAACAAAGTGTAGCTGCCGCGGAGTTCAATGTTCAGAATGCGGAAGCCGCTTTGCAGGAATCGAGTGACAGGTTAGAAAAGACAAGCATATTCGCGCCGGTCAGTGGAACTGTTTCCAAGCTCAGTGTTGAAAAGGGTGAGCGTGTTGTAGGTACTTCACAAATGGCAGGAACCGAATTGATACGTATTGCGAATCTGAACGAAATGGAAGCCAGTGTGGATGTAAACGAAAATGACATTACACGCGTGCATTTGAATGACACAGCATTGATACAGGTGGATGCCGTTTCGTATGAAAGAAAATTTAAGGGTATTGTTACTGAAATGGCCAACTCAGCTAATACTCTGGGCGTTTCGGCCGACCAGGTAACAAATTTTACAGTAAAGATCCGCGTGCTGCAGGAATCATACAAGGACCTGATAAAAGGAGATGATATACGAACATCACCATTTCGTCCGGGTATGTCGGCCTCGGTAGACATACAAACTAAAACAATGAATAATGTTGTTGCCTTGCCCATTCAGGCTGTTACCACACGCAGCGATTCGGCGGTGAAGAAAGGAATGAATAATGATAGTGAGGACGAAAATGAAATTAAGATCGAGAACGAAAAGGAGAATAAAGTAAAAGAGAAGGAGGAGGGCCAGCCTAAAATACAGGAGTGTGTCTTTTTGTTGGAGGAGGGAAAAGCTAAACTGCAACTGGTGAAAACAGGTATACAGGATAATGACTACATTGAGATCGTTGAAGGAGTTAAAGAGGGCGATGAGGTAATTTCGGCGCCTTACTCGGTTGTTTCGAAAACATTGAAGAATGGGACAAAAGTTACTGTAGTTGATAAATCCCAGCTTTTCAATGTTAAGAAGAAATAG
- the tsaB gene encoding tRNA (adenosine(37)-N6)-threonylcarbamoyltransferase complex dimerization subunit type 1 TsaB, which translates to MALILNIETATTVCSVALAKDGELLALKEINNGYTHAENLTVFIEGLVKEANIKFSDLDAIAISKGPGSYTGLRIGVSTAKGLCYGLGKALIGLSTLKCLTFLVQSSKFKVQSRNENISLVPRPSSLVPLLCPMLDARRMEVYCALYDEKLNEIEPIQAKIIDEHSFEEHLKNNVIYFFGDGAAKCREKLGTNANAVFIDNVFPSAAAMISFSEAAFNTQQFEDVAYFEPYYLKDFVAGPKKG; encoded by the coding sequence ATGGCATTGATACTGAATATTGAAACAGCTACCACCGTTTGTTCTGTGGCGCTTGCAAAAGACGGTGAACTGCTTGCTCTGAAAGAAATCAACAACGGATACACCCACGCCGAAAATCTGACTGTTTTTATTGAAGGACTTGTCAAAGAAGCTAACATAAAATTTAGTGATCTTGACGCCATTGCCATAAGTAAAGGGCCCGGTTCGTATACGGGTTTACGTATTGGGGTTTCGACTGCGAAGGGGTTGTGTTATGGGTTGGGGAAGGCGCTCATTGGTTTATCTACCCTCAAATGCCTCACATTTCTGGTTCAAAGTTCAAAGTTCAAAGTTCAAAGTCGAAATGAAAATATTTCCCTCGTCCCTCGTCCTTCGTCCCTCGTCCCTTTGCTTTGTCCCATGTTGGATGCAAGAAGGATGGAAGTATATTGTGCTTTGTATGATGAGAAATTAAACGAAATCGAACCCATACAAGCCAAAATAATTGATGAACACTCTTTTGAAGAACACTTGAAAAATAATGTAATTTATTTTTTTGGCGATGGCGCTGCCAAATGCCGTGAAAAGCTCGGAACAAATGCTAACGCTGTTTTTATTGATAATGTATTTCCATCAGCTGCTGCTATGATCTCTTTTTCAGAGGCAGCCTTTAATACACAACAATTTGAAGATGTCGCTTATTTTGAACCGTACTACCTGAAAGACTTTGTGGCGGGGCCGAAGAAGGGTTAG